From Luteolibacter yonseiensis, the proteins below share one genomic window:
- a CDS encoding SIMPL domain-containing protein: MNTDNSSQRPVRSISLPPLAAFALALGLVGSTYIAASTWRDVRKQPDRNNIRITGSAKKRIVSDLIQWSATIESKGGDRTAAYVSLKGGTDEVVAFLKAQGIKPDDIKTQSASITEEFEMVREDKVLPGTTVPLRTETRKSAGFRAMQVVSVSSPDVPQIEKASREITSLLEQGVFVSSNAPNYYYTRLGELKLEMLAEAAKDARNRAENILRSAGNTGIGPLVDSSMGIININPANSTETSTEGNNDTSSYEKDIITIVRAEYKVN, encoded by the coding sequence ATGAACACCGACAACTCTTCCCAACGCCCCGTCCGCAGTATCAGCCTGCCGCCACTTGCCGCCTTTGCCCTGGCTCTGGGCCTTGTGGGCTCCACCTACATCGCCGCCAGCACCTGGCGGGATGTCCGGAAACAGCCGGATAGAAACAACATCCGCATCACCGGCTCTGCAAAAAAGAGAATCGTCTCCGATCTCATCCAGTGGTCGGCCACCATCGAAAGCAAGGGTGGCGACCGCACCGCCGCCTATGTTTCGCTGAAGGGGGGGACCGATGAAGTGGTTGCGTTTTTGAAAGCCCAGGGCATCAAGCCGGACGACATCAAGACCCAGTCAGCCAGCATCACCGAGGAGTTCGAAATGGTGCGTGAGGACAAGGTGCTTCCCGGCACCACCGTGCCATTGCGGACGGAAACCCGCAAGTCCGCCGGCTTCCGCGCCATGCAGGTGGTATCCGTCAGTTCTCCGGACGTGCCACAAATCGAGAAGGCCTCGCGCGAGATCACCTCGCTGCTGGAACAGGGCGTCTTCGTGAGCTCGAATGCGCCGAACTATTACTATACCCGCCTCGGCGAACTCAAGCTGGAGATGCTTGCGGAGGCCGCCAAGGATGCCCGCAACCGTGCGGAGAACATCCTGCGTTCGGCTGGCAATACCGGCATCGGGCCGCTCGTGGACTCGTCGATGGGAATCATCAACATCAACCCGGCCAACTCCACCGAAACCTCCACCGAGGGCAACAACGACACCTCATCCTACGAAAAGGACATCATCACCATTGTCCGGGCCGAGTACAAGGTCAATTGA
- a CDS encoding serine/threonine protein kinase — translation MPVPHFHQEPPAVPNQLTPEIILHAALEIPGPQERAAYLDESCTGDQALREEVESLIAAHFADETFLEPFADPLWRETHREGEGDMIGRYKLIQQIGEGGFGTVFLAEQSQPVKRRVALKVIKPGMDSKEVIARFEVERQALALMDHPHIAKVHDAGTTDGGRPYFVMELVKGVPITKYCEENHLGTRERLELFTDVCAAIQHAHQKGIIHRDVKPSNILVSSHDGKPMVKVIDFGIAKAIGMELTEQTFLTRHDRMIGTPQYMSPEQAELHPLAVDTRSDIYSLGVILFELLTGTTPLDGPRLRDATYAEMQRLIREVIPPKPSARLAEAGAVPPRSPRGDLDWIVLKALEKDPARRYESAGALAEDLQRFLQHKPVEARSPSMAYVTLRFTRRHRGPVFAGAALLLMLILGAVGTSIGMKRALDAKAELEHKNAELDQQKLELVDYKERLSGLLESNQKMLGEISTRNTSEAGLPTEFEALRRENQTLLDKVGNEVVNQERYAEEIKRLRQTNAELEKLVIESKDTGAAVELVRAGLFKDSITALTANERGQFYHDGKLIPFPTLLKAFAEPPADDSLGKTMPRWLKVTLPAGAKPTDAVFQYRLRQIAAAADRIELRHQLFPEPGKKTDR, via the coding sequence ATGCCGGTCCCGCATTTCCATCAAGAACCACCCGCCGTGCCGAATCAACTCACTCCGGAAATCATCCTGCATGCGGCCTTGGAAATCCCCGGTCCGCAGGAACGCGCCGCCTATCTGGACGAGTCATGCACGGGGGATCAGGCGTTGCGGGAAGAAGTCGAGTCGCTGATCGCCGCTCACTTTGCGGACGAGACATTTTTGGAACCTTTTGCCGATCCGCTGTGGCGTGAAACACACAGGGAAGGAGAAGGCGACATGATCGGCCGTTACAAATTGATTCAACAGATCGGCGAGGGCGGTTTCGGCACCGTATTTCTCGCGGAGCAAAGCCAGCCGGTGAAACGCCGGGTCGCGCTCAAGGTGATCAAGCCGGGCATGGACTCGAAGGAGGTGATCGCCCGCTTCGAGGTGGAGCGCCAGGCTCTGGCCCTGATGGATCATCCGCACATTGCGAAGGTGCATGACGCGGGGACGACGGACGGAGGGCGGCCTTACTTCGTGATGGAGCTGGTCAAGGGAGTGCCCATCACGAAATACTGCGAGGAAAATCATCTCGGTACCCGTGAACGCCTGGAGCTTTTCACCGATGTTTGCGCAGCCATCCAGCACGCGCATCAGAAAGGCATCATCCACCGCGATGTGAAACCGTCCAACATCCTTGTCTCGTCCCACGATGGAAAGCCGATGGTCAAGGTGATCGACTTCGGAATCGCGAAGGCGATCGGGATGGAGCTGACGGAGCAGACGTTCCTCACCCGCCACGACCGGATGATCGGCACGCCGCAATACATGAGTCCGGAGCAGGCGGAGCTCCATCCGCTGGCGGTGGATACCCGCAGCGACATCTATTCGCTGGGCGTGATCTTGTTTGAACTTCTCACGGGGACTACGCCATTGGACGGCCCTCGACTCCGCGATGCGACTTACGCCGAGATGCAGCGCCTGATCCGCGAAGTCATCCCTCCGAAACCGAGCGCCAGGCTCGCGGAGGCGGGCGCTGTCCCGCCGCGATCCCCGCGCGGTGATCTCGACTGGATCGTGCTCAAGGCCTTGGAAAAAGATCCGGCCCGCCGCTATGAATCCGCGGGAGCGCTGGCGGAAGACTTGCAGCGCTTTCTCCAGCATAAGCCGGTCGAGGCCCGTTCACCGAGCATGGCTTATGTCACGCTGCGCTTCACGCGCCGTCATCGCGGCCCGGTATTCGCGGGGGCGGCGCTGCTGTTGATGCTGATCCTGGGTGCGGTGGGAACATCCATCGGCATGAAGCGGGCGCTTGATGCCAAGGCGGAGTTGGAGCATAAAAACGCCGAGTTGGATCAGCAGAAACTGGAGCTCGTCGACTACAAGGAGCGTCTCTCCGGACTGCTTGAATCGAACCAAAAAATGCTTGGAGAGATCAGCACGAGGAACACGAGCGAAGCAGGGCTTCCGACGGAGTTCGAAGCACTCCGTCGGGAAAACCAAACCCTGCTGGACAAGGTTGGCAACGAGGTGGTGAATCAGGAACGCTATGCGGAGGAAATCAAAAGGCTGCGGCAGACGAATGCTGAACTGGAAAAGCTGGTGATAGAATCCAAGGACACCGGTGCCGCCGTCGAATTGGTGCGCGCCGGGCTCTTTAAAGACAGCATTACCGCCCTGACTGCGAACGAACGCGGCCAGTTTTACCACGATGGAAAACTCATCCCGTTCCCCACGCTGCTCAAGGCCTTCGCCGAACCGCCCGCCGATGATTCCCTTGGGAAAACCATGCCACGCTGGCTGAAAGTGACCTTGCCCGCGGGGGCGAAACCGACAGATGCCGTCTTCCAATACCGCCTCAGACAGATCGCGGCCGCCGCGGACCGGATCGAACTCCGCCACCAGTTGTTTCCGGAGCCGGGTAAAAAAACGGACCGCTGA
- a CDS encoding sigma-70 family RNA polymerase sigma factor — MKHGNDNVTRILHAASEGDRQAAEDLIPLVYGELRKLAAWRLGKEAEAHTLQATALVHEAYLKLSPGEQQWEGRKHFFCAAAEAMRRILIDRARHRKAVRHGGEIQRTGFVEDVIAVPSVKDDEILAINEVLDRFAQVEPRKAEVVKLRYFVGMTIEETAEALGISTPTAKRDWIYARAWLFRELKRDD, encoded by the coding sequence ATGAAACACGGCAACGACAACGTGACCCGCATTCTCCACGCGGCAAGCGAGGGTGACAGGCAAGCGGCGGAAGATCTGATACCGCTCGTTTATGGGGAGTTGCGCAAACTTGCGGCTTGGCGCCTGGGGAAGGAAGCTGAGGCACATACCTTGCAGGCGACGGCCCTGGTGCACGAAGCTTACCTGAAGCTTTCGCCCGGGGAGCAACAGTGGGAAGGTCGAAAGCACTTTTTTTGCGCGGCCGCTGAAGCCATGCGCCGCATCCTGATCGACCGCGCGCGGCATCGGAAGGCGGTCCGCCACGGCGGCGAAATACAGCGAACCGGTTTCGTCGAGGACGTCATCGCTGTTCCTTCCGTAAAAGATGACGAAATTCTCGCCATTAACGAGGTCCTCGATCGCTTCGCCCAAGTCGAGCCGCGCAAGGCCGAGGTGGTCAAGTTGCGCTATTTCGTAGGAATGACGATCGAGGAAACCGCTGAGGCCCTAGGCATCTCGACGCCCACTGCGAAGCGGGATTGGATCTATGCGCGGGCCTGGTTGTTCCGGGAACTGAAACGGGACGATTGA
- a CDS encoding DALR anticodon-binding domain-containing protein, with protein MLVIKALEPVRSNRLALGESTSRALKKGANLLEIDVPERM; from the coding sequence GTGCTCGTAATCAAAGCATTGGAACCGGTCCGCTCCAACCGCCTCGCGCTGGGCGAATCGACTTCACGCGCACTGAAGAAAGGGGCGAACCTGCTGGAAATCGACGTGCCCGAGCGGATGTGA